CCTTCAAGATGAACCCCGGGGCCGAGTACAATGTCCTGCTAACAAACCTGTCTGGCTTCATCAGGCATTTGGAGCATGTGTGCTGATGAAAAACAGctcatgaaaaacacaaaatccaAAACCGGCCAGCTTGGCACTGCAGCTGGAGGTATGGACTCTGCCCTGATGGGTAGAGAGGACCTGGCAACCCACTGAAGCACTCTGTGCCTTGGTtgccccatctataaaatgggggcatAACCCTTGTGGGCATGTTGACCACCCCTCTGGCCAAGGATGGTCCAGTCCCTCGTGGTCAGCTTTCCCCACGCCCAATGAGCCATCAGTTCATGGGAAGCAGGGTCACAGCTATTACTAGATGGCAGTTGAATCCCCAGCCTCCTCCCGATGAACCACCCCATCCCCTCAACGAACAATCTGGACTCCACAGTTCACCTGTGACTTTAATGGCTGGGCAAGCACGTGGTCTCCgtggctccccctggactggaAGCTGGAAAGGGCGTGGGAATAGCACGCCTGTGGCCAGTGGGTCCACACACCACATACCACCCCCAGTCCCCTtctccccgccacacacacacacacacacagacaagtgAATGACTAACAACCAAAAGGAAAACACGGAAGAAATGAGCAGGAATGGACCACAAAGGGACTCTGGCCCCCAGTCCGTGAGGTGTGTCCATCCATCACACAGAGAGGATCTGGTGCAGAGATGGGTCAGAGCCAGAGTTAGGAGTGCCGGTCCTCTCCAAACTGGAGGGTGAACTCTTCAGCCTTCCTGTTGAACAGCTCCGGGTCCTGTGCCAGCAGGTCAGCAAGCTCCAACCGAACAGGCTGCTCCGGCTCTGGTTTGTTCACCAACACATTGAGGGCCTCCAAGACTGGGGAGAGAGGTCAGATCAGGACATCAGGATGGAAAGAGAAAATCATGCGAAGGAGATGATGGCTGCCCACTCCCAGATCGCCCCAAAACGCCATATCCACTCCCTGGGGGGACCTTCCCCAAGGAGGTTCCATGTCTCAGGACGACTTTACAACCAAATCAGATGCCCCTCACAGACTTTGCTGATGATGCCCAAAGCCCCGACTGGTTGCATCTGTGGATTTCAAACTTTGCTCCATGGTGTCACAGAAATTTCCCATCATGGGGGTCAGTGAGATCAGAGTTgtttctgggttcaattcccttTTCAACAAGGAccactctgcttttctctgttttgtcaTTAGGAttccaaataaactttttttccttgtgggggaggtaattaggtttatttatttttaggggaagccctggggaattgaacccaggtccttgtgcatgctaagcatgcactctaccacttgagctacaccttcccctgAGGATTCCTAATAAACTTTTGAGGCTGAAGACTGGAAACCACTACTGCACTGTGGCTCTTAATCTTTCATGGATGCCTTTGGGAACCTGGTGAAGACAGTGGCCCATCATCCCCGAGGCACgagcacacacgcacatgcacagaCACGCAGTTCTGCCTTCAGAGCATTCTGCAGACCCTGGAGCTCTTCCAAGGAccactcctccccttccccccaggatAGGAACTCCCGAGCTGGTGCAGAGGCAGGATTGATGGTACCCTGATTATGTCTACATGCTCTGGGGCCAGTGTCCAACATGGTAGCCGCTAGCCGTGTGTGGTTATCTCCACTTACGTCAACTGAAATTCACTGCCATTAGGAATTCAACTCACAGTCACATCAGCCACATTTTCAGTGCTTAAaagccacacatggctagtgaCTACGGCCTTGGATAGGGCAGTGAGAAAATGATTCCCTCACTGTTCTGCCAGGCAGCGCTGTTCCAGAGTCAGCCAAGCAGACTTcgaaccccagctctgctgcctgccAGCTCGGGCACGTGCTTCGCCTCTCACacgcctcagtgtcctcatccatCAAATGGGGCTAATGAGAGCGCTATTTCAGGGGGCTGTGGGGCGGGGCATTAAATGAGGTTGGTGTGTTAAAAATGGCTGGTGTCCTTGGGTTCGGTGTAGTTCACAGAAAGTTCAAGTTCTCAGTGGTGCAGGGATGTGTCTTGACACCAGGTCCCCAGTGACCGCCCAACTCCATTTTTGTATGCCTGAATGTTGTTGGCTCCATGGATAGATATGGATAGATACCGAAAATATAAAATGGAgtaaaaaagtgaattaaaaaaatagcatgtgACACTCTTAGCACAGTGCCAAAAGTGCTTAATTATGTGATGTGCATTATCTGGCATTACTGGCATTATTAGGCCAATCCCCTCAACTGCCATGTAGGGCACCGAGCCCTGGAAAGGGACAGAGACTTCACTGAGGTCCACGGACGGAGCAGCTGGCTTTCTATCTCAAGCCCTTCCCTCTGCAGCCCTGCCGCTCCTCTCTCCCCTGACCCAGAGTGACGCTGCTCTGTCACGCCTGCCCAGGTATGagcacagaggcaggaggaggtccGCCAGCCCAGGATCTCTCTGACGACAGGCTCAGCCAAGACCCACAATTTTTACCTCCTCTCTTTTGGGCTTTTCTAACTTGAAATCGGTCCCATAACCCCGGACCCGGCCTCACCTTGGCAGGTCTTGGTATAAGGCTTCCAGTACTCATTGCTAATGATGGGCAGGCACACCCGGCCGTTGCTGTCCACGTTGGGGTGGTAGATCCTGGTTGTGAACGTCACCGTCGGGGGCTTGAACGGATACTCCTCGGGGAAGCAGATGCGCAGGTGGAAGGCCTTGAGGTTGTAGGGAGGCGTCTCCTGTGCAAGAGAAGGGTGCAAGCTCTGCTCCGAGGCATGGCTGCTCTGAACGCTCATTTTCCTCCCAGGGCCTCGGTCTGGtttcccccctccccgcccccaccccagggccccaggcaccCTCTGCTCCACTCCCAGGAAGAAACGTGAAAGGGGCCATCCATGGCACATGCGTTCGTTTGGCAACGGAGCCGTGGATTAGAGGAACAGTGAAGTCTTAAAAGGACACCGGCCTGGGAGTCACAGAAGCTGGGTCCTGGCTTTTGCTGTGTGACCGTGGGGTTTGCCACCTCCCATCCCAGAGCCCCAGTTCCCTCCTTTGAAAAATGGGTCAAGTTGACTAGATGAGCCCTAAGGACCATCTCAGCTGCTCCTTTTTATTATATTGATAATTAACATTTTCCCTCCTACTTTATCGAAGAACAACTGACATACGTCactaagtttaaggtgtacagcatgatggtttgatttacatatattgtgaaatgatgaccacagtaggTTCAGCTAAGCTCCATCTTCTCCTATAggtacaataaaaagaaaagaaaaaaaggggaaaaaaatttctccttgtgatgagaactcttagcaTTTACTCTCAACAATTTTCCAGTACATCACACAGCAGCGCTAGCTACAGTCATCATGCTGTTCTTAACGTCCccagtacttacttatcttacaactgcaagtttgtaccttttaaccaccTTCATCCCTAATTCCCCCTCCCTACACCCTaggcctctggtaaccacagatctgatctcttactctatttttcttttgtttttagattccacatataagtgagatcatacagtagctatctttctctgttatttcacttagcataaagtcttcgaggtccatccatattgttgcaaatggtcATCGCAGCTTTAACGTCTTTCTGAGAATTATGGAAGAAAAGGACAGACGTTTCTCTTTGGGAGCTGTTAGCAAGTACAGGAGAATGTTATCATTGGGGGcttggaaagggagaaaatgaggaaatcatAAGGAGtctgaaatgacacaaatgaacttatttataaaacagagacagattcacagacacagaaaacaaacttatggttaccagggggaaaggtgggggggtagaagggtaaactgggagttcagggtttgcagatactaactactatatataaaatgaataaacaacaaggtcctactgtagagcacaggaaactatattcaataccttgcaatagcccataatgaaaaagaatatggaaaggaatatatgtatgtataactgaatcactatgctgcacaccagaaattaatacaacattgtaaactgactatacttgaattaaaaaaaaaagtcagggatttggaaatataaaatagtgcagccactgtgcaaaaccATATGGCGGTCCCTCAAAAAGgtaaacagaattaccatgtgatccagcaattccacttctgagaatctattcagaagaactgaaagcagggaccatgttcatagcagcatggtTCACAACAGCAGAAGACTGAAACAACCCAAACCTCCATCgacaaatgaacagataaaccAAACATGGCGTATCCATCCAATGGGATATCACCTGaaccttgaaaaggaaggacaCTGTGATACATGCCACAACGCGAATCAACTCTGAAGTCATTATGCTAAGGAAAATAagcttgacaaaaaaaaaaattgtaggattccacttatgtgaggtgcctagaatagtcaaattcataggcataaaaaagaaaattaattaccagatggtggaggggaggaggaatagggagttagtgtttaatggacACAGTTTCAGTTCtggaagatgaagaagttctggagacagatggtgaAGATGGCTGCACAAGAATGAGAATGTCCTTCGTGTCACTGAACTCAAAATGTAAGTGGTTCCAATGGCACATACTGTTATGTGGAGCTTACCgtgttgaaaacaaaaaacaaacaaacaaaaaacaaacaaacaaaaactcggAGCAGGAGTGACCAAGGGTTGCCAAGAGCCAGCAGAAAGATGCTCTAAACCTCCAGCAACCTAAAGACTTTCCTGGGCACCTACTCTGTGCATTAGCCCAGGCAGCACAGTGTGGAATTACGTGGACTTTGGAACCACCCAACCTGTGtgtgaatcttggctctgccactcattAGCTGTTTGACCTcaggcaagtaacttaacctctctgtgcttttccaTAGGGAAATAATAATAGACATCTTTATAGGGCTTaggcaaggattaaatgagcacctccattttcagatgaggaaacaagttCAGCGTATGTAAGTAACTCGCCCAGGGCCACAGTGACAGTGCCAAGATGTCAGTACACAGTACACACGAGCAGTACTTTCCAGCCCTCGTGGGGAGGAACCTTGGAACTTGGGAAAccccagcacagagcacaggGACCCTCAGGCTGGTTCCAGAGCTCCAAATACCTTCAGAACCTTCGTTACAGAGAGGACAGGACAGAGGAGTCTGAATGATGTATGACGTAAGCGCAGAGTCAAGGTGTTGAGAGCGCTGCCCGCTTTTAGCAGAAGGCTGAAAGGAAGCCACAGGGTGTGTGTGAGATGGGGCAACTGCTGGGCAGATAAAGAAAACGTCTTGGCTTTTATGTTCTTGATAACAAGAAGAGGCTGGGACCCAGGACGTAGACACAAGGCCAAGGGGGAGGCCTCAGAAAAGGTCAGGAGAGTGTCTGTGTATCCTTCTGCAGGGGTTGCGGGGCGGGGCTGCTGGGGTCttagaggaaggaggaggcagagccccGGGAACCCACCCCAGCTCCGCCTCGAGCTTGCAGTGCGGCTTCGAGCAGTTCTGGGactgtttcctcatgtgtaaaacgAGGAAGTTGGACTAGACAAAGGGCTTCGCTAAGAAAATCCTACTTCCTCTGAAGCTCTGGGTTCAGTAACGTATTTTGCTATTCTTCCAGCCCAGAGCAGGTGAGGTGGATTGTTTCAACCCGGCTGCCCAAGGGACACCACAGAGGTTCAAATGTTGGCCCGAGGCAAGCCTTTCTCCATTGTTCTGGACGACAGCTCAGTGGAAAGAGAAGACGGCACAGCCCAGGCCACCACACTGTCAGTAAGAAGTCCAGATCCTAAAGAATCCAATGAATTGTTCCCATTAAATTCCAAAGAGCTAATAAAAAGctcaactgttttcatttttatttctaagtaccCAAAAGTCTATAGATgaatttctcaaagaaaatatctggggaaaaaaaaaaaaaagaaataatctgtgggaggggagggcgtagctcagcggtagagctcatgcttcacgtgcatgaggtcgtgggttcaatccccagtacctccagtaaataataaacaaacacacaaacctaattacctccccccagaacaaaacatgacaaaaacaaaaccaaaattttttAACGAAAATATCTGTGGTCACTAATAATTAGAGGATAAAATGGACACCCTGCACTTTGACAGGTCCTCTGTTTATATTACCTTCAAAGAGAGATTCTATCAAGATGATCtctaataatagagaaaaattagaacAGTAGAGATGAGTTATCTGCGTTGTCATATGTAACAACAAATTtctgaaatatgaattttaaaagaaaataaaattcattttaggtCTAAGGGAGCAAATTCTAacaactgtggaaaacaggaacTTTATCCCTACCCCTGACAAAGGTCCaagagatctttttctttttctttctttctttctttctttttttttttttttttttgatgcccTTTGTCTGCTGAAGCCTCCATGGTGGGCTTGGTAGCTATTGGTTTGAGGAAAGGGTCTCCTACGAAGTCCAGAAGCTTTTTAGCCTCTTCATCAGTCGGCCTTGACCTCGGAAGCAATCAATTCAGAAAGAGATCCCTTCTGCCAAAGATAATGTCCACTGAAAACAAAGATTCTAATGCAGGGAAATTTGTGTACGGTCCTAAccctcctgcccaggcccctggCCTCAGTGGTCCCAGCCCAAGGCCATGATCCCGGGGCTACTCACAGGCAGAAGGAGCGCGTGCCACACGAGCACGTTGGCATCATCGCTAAACAGGTTCCGCAGGTACCTGGGAAGCTTCTTCTGCAggtcctccagctcctgcagggGTGCAGTGAGTGGGCAGTTGGCCTGGTCTCCCCACTtcaaccccctcccccgccccacagcAAGCTGTCCCAAGTCCCAAACAGGCCACcctggaggacagaggctggCAGAGTCAGAGCCCCCAAGCCCTGAGCACTTGGGATGTGTCAGGCATGGAGCTCAGGGCTTTAAGTGAATCCCCTGATTGCAGCCTCACCGCAGCTCTGTGGGTACCGGGGGAGGGAAGATGCACATGGCTGCTTCCAGTTGTGACAACTTAGGAGTAAACTCTCTTAGGAGCCTTTTCTCCTGAAACCAAGGTACTTAATGCCTGTCTTTTTGTCCTCTTCCTAGAGTCACGAggtcctccctcccttccatagCACCCACTGAGTGTCCCGCAGAAACAGGTGCCTTTACAGTGCGCAGGACAGAGCAGGCAGCCAAAGACAACACCCTGGCCCAGTCAAACTCCTCCAGAccaggcctggggaagggaaaggactCAGCGGACCAGAGCAGGGGAGAACTCTACACACCAAGCACAGAAACAAGGGGACAAGCAGTGACTCACCTTCCCAGATATGTGGCCCAGTCACCTGGACATCACTGAGTTCTCCCAACAGCCCCTCTCCTGAGCATCCTCTATCGACACTGGACTAAGACAAGGCCCAGCCCTCAAGAACTTCATTGGAGTAATGAGAGAAACACGAATGTGATTATGTAAAAAATGTGTGGACACAAAatagggaaggggaggagaggggagcaggatAGCTTCGCAGAGGGTGACTCTGTGAGCTGGGTCATGCAGGATGAATAGGAGTCCGCCatgcagagaaggggaaaggtaCGAAGGCAGAGTGCCCAGTTAGAGCAAATGTGTACAGCGTGTCCCGTGCAAAGTTCACAGTTATTACAGGAAAAGGGTTCCACAGTCAAGTACATTGGGAAACACTAGGCTAAACAAATGTCTTTCCCCCAGGACTCCCCACAGCCTTTAAAATGCTATTGTGTATCATGATTCTTCAAAATGTGAGCCCAAGCACTCAGTACTTCTCAAATGTATTAGACCAAGGAACCCCTCTCTCCATTTTGGGGTCCATCCCAAAGTGGGACAATagaccttttttaaaatatatgtatatatatttttaacagaggtactggtgattgaaaccaggaccttgtgcatgctaagcatgcattctaccactgagctctaccatCCCCCGAATAAatgtttttagttgaagtatagttatggtacaatattatatgttacaggtgtacaatattaCAGTggttcacaacttttaaaggttatactccatttatacttATAATAAAACACTGgccatattccctgtgttgtacaatacatccttgtagcttattttatacctaatagtttgtacctcttaatcccctacccctatattgccccttcttccttccctctccacactGCAATAAACCTTTTTAAGAAACAACAATAGATAAAAAGACATTCAAGGGCAAGTCACACTCTCCTGGAACACCAAATGGGTGTAagctagtggttctcaactggggggcTAGTTTACCCCCCACTCCCAGATATTTGACAATGTCTAGAACCATTTTTGGCTGTCCCAAATGGAGGAATGCTACTACATCTAGgggatagaggccagggatgctgacAAACATCCTACAAAAAAGTATCTGACCCAAGATGCCAACAGCGACAAGGTTGCAAAATCCTGGTATAAACAAAGGCAGACAGAAAGGTGCCCAGATCCAGTCCACAGCTGGGGAAGGGTCCTTTAACACTGGGCACCAGCTAAACTTTCTCGGCCCCCCAACATACAAACACACCCTGGCCCCTGTTTCTTATCTTTCAGCCCATACTCCATCTCTGTTCACACCAAGATACCATTTCTTGCAACTTCCGCCCAGAACCTCCAACCCCTCATTTAGCTTTTACGGTAGACTGGAGCATCTTCTACTGTAAGTCCCAATTCCAGTATCATCTGTGACTCTTTAGCAAGGATGAAACCACAGGTTGGACAGAGAAGCTCTGGAATGAACATTTTCCCAACTTTAttaccagggggagggtatagctaagtggtagggtgcatgcttatcatgcagagttactgggttcaagccccagtacctccattaaaaaaaagtaaataaataattacctcccccttcaaaaaacaaaataaaataaaataaaatctattaaattaaaaatatacatatacactataACTGGAAGCACTTGGGCTTTATCTCTTATATAGGAGTTCTGTCAAGATTTTCCCAAAGCCTGGGGCTGCTGAAACCCAAGCAAGGACACCCAGCTCTTTCCAGAGGCCTGTTAGTAAATCATCTGACTCAgaggaacagaaaatgaaagtagaGAAGCCACTAAAAGGGCCTGTGGGTTGGAGCCCCACCAACCTGGGCTCAAAGCCCAACCCTCACCACTCCCTACTGACTCAGGACAGCTGAATTATTCTCTTGAAGcttcaactttctcatctgtaaaatgggggtataTGACTTATCTCACAGGGTTGCTTTCAGAATGAGATAACTAATGTAAACTGCCGGGAATTTAATGGTGCCAGTGCAGGAAATGCTGGCTCCTAGCTCTTTCCCACTTGGCTGGAGAGACACTGTCCCATTTTGCTGCCAAGCTCCAAATTTCAGTCTTTCTGGGCTGAGCCTGCTCTGTGTGCCCCAGTCTGCGATCGTCTTCTCAGAGACTGACTGTAGTGCGCCAACCCTGCTCCCTTGAAGCCTGCCCCCTACTATGCACATACGAAGGGCACTTCTGAGAGACTCAGAGCTTGAAGGGTATCACACACGCTTTACCACGATTGCTTTACCTTCCCCATTCATCTCCAATCCCGGCCACATCACAATCCTCCAAACACCCTGGGTTTTCGCACCTCCTGGGGGAAATCGTCCCCTTCCCATCCTTCCCGACTTCACTTCAAATTGTGCCCCTGGTTGGAATGAAAGATCAAAGAAGGCAGGATTTTTGTTCAGCTCTGCCTCCCTACCTCCTAGAACAGGAGCCAGAACATAGGAGGCAATCAACGGCGTTCGTAGAACAAATGCATGCACGCCACCTACTCCAGCACATCTTCTAGGTTCGCCCGGGGAATCTTTTCTTTCCGAACACATCCTGAGAACTTAGCTCCCGACTCCTACTCAGCATCCCATACCTCTCGGGACTCTAACTGTGGGTACCAAATGATGGGGCCGGCCATCGGCTATTCCAAGGCAAGGACCTTGTCCTGGTGTTTAAAACACACCCGCCACTCCCCCCAGCAGAGCGCCTGGCCCCAAGGAGACGGCAAGGAACCCTTCCTGCACCTGAGAAGCACGTAATTGTTACCACAAGtttctggtaggagaaaagaaacCGAAACCAatggggcgggggaggcgggggaggtgGCTCTTCCCCATCTCCAGCACAGCTCAGGGAGCCAGCGACACCCCCGCTCGATATGCCCTCAGCCCCCCAAACTCCAGCTCTGGCCCTTCTCGCAGACCCACTCTTCCTCTGGGAGGGGGCGAGGATGGCAGGGATTCAGCCAGTCCTTGTAGCCAGACAAACAAATGCGCTCGGAGAGCTGGGGGACGGAgggtgggagaagagaagaggaaggcgCGAGGAAGCCTTGAGAAAGGGGTCATCCTACACGCGGTTACCTTCGCCACCCGCTTGTTCGCCGTCATCTCGGGACCGAGGCTGGGCTCCGGCGGACTCCAGCCGGACTGTGCATCAGCCGGCGGACTCTGCGCGCCCCGCCCCGGGAACCCCACCAACGGGAGCCCCGCCCACGCGCTGCTCCACCCGCGGGGACCCGGAGCGGGTCGACCTGCTCCCTACCACCTCCGCTGAGACTGAGAGGCCACCGAAGGGAGGACCCGCCCGGATCCCTGCGCGGTGGGCTCGGATCCCAGGAACTTGAGCTCTTTTGTCGTGAGACGGGGCGGGCATGGGAGAGCGCGGCGTTGCCGGACCCCTGCGTCCCGCTGGGGGGCGCCGTGAACCAGGCAGCGAGCGCTCGGCGGCGCGGGGCCGGGGTCCGCCCATCCGGGTTCTAGCTGTAGCTCCGCCGCCGGAGGCCGAGCCCGCGGCTCCACCACCTCCGTCAGCCCCGTCGCCGCCGCCCCGAACACACACTCGCCCTAAGTAAATCCAGGATGCTCTCTGCGAACGCGGCTCCGCGACAGGTCGCTCGGTGGCCTCCACCGTCACACCGCCGCCCTAAGCCCCTCTAGCGAAttcccagagcccccagggcAGGTCATTTCCCCTCTCCGGGCCCAGCGCCCCATCTCTAAAAATGAGTGGGAGACTATATCCCCTCCAAAGACCCCTCCCCTGGCAACTTAGGATCCTTTGTGCTGTCCAGCATTCGGGGGTGGAACTGCAAAGACGCTTCTCCCGGGTGATGGCTTGGTGCGGATGCACCGCAAGGGGGCGCGGTTGGACCCATTCTCTCTTGCTTTGGGGGTTTGGTAGACCGTTCCGTCCGTTATTACATTTAATATTAGTAAGTGCCTACTATATAGAGATTTGGGAGACCGTTGGGTGGTGGGAGACCCAAAATGGACTTCAGAAGCCTCCCTTATTTTACCATCGGTCCATTACAAACTGCGGGCCTCCTGTGTGCCCCGACACACAGCCAGGAACCTCCATCCTTCTGTGCAAGGGATGAGACCCCCTCCCCTGGTATAAAGCTGGGGCCACCGTGCAATAGCAGCCCCTGAGCACGGAGCAGCATCTGGGGTAGAATCTCCTAGTAATAATGAGACTCCATGGGAGGACTGAGCGCATCTTCCACACTGTCATCCCTTTCAgtccagaggaggaaggaaatcaGAAAGTATTTTGAGCACATCGTTTGAGTTCTGAGCTCACTACCTCacgtagtttttgttttttgattttttttaatccaagtgCTTGGACCCAAAAGACTTCTCTGCTCAGATGCTGGG
This Camelus ferus isolate YT-003-E chromosome 10, BCGSAC_Cfer_1.0, whole genome shotgun sequence DNA region includes the following protein-coding sequences:
- the UBE2L6 gene encoding ubiquitin/ISG15-conjugating enzyme E2 L6 isoform X1 — its product is MTANKRVAKELEDLQKKLPRYLRNLFSDDANVLVWHALLLPPSAKSGQRSQHLDSALTSYIIQTPLSCPLCNEGSEGIWSSGTSLRVPVLCAGVSQVPRFLPTRAGKYCSCVLCTDILALSLWPWETPPYNLKAFHLRICFPEEYPFKPPTVTFTTRIYHPNVDSNGRVCLPIISNEYWKPYTKTCQVLEALNVLVNKPEPEQPVRLELADLLAQDPELFNRKAEEFTLQFGEDRHS
- the UBE2L6 gene encoding ubiquitin/ISG15-conjugating enzyme E2 L6 isoform X2: MTANKRVAKELEDLQKKLPRYLRNLFSDDANVLVWHALLLPETPPYNLKAFHLRICFPEEYPFKPPTVTFTTRIYHPNVDSNGRVCLPIISNEYWKPYTKTCQVLEALNVLVNKPEPEQPVRLELADLLAQDPELFNRKAEEFTLQFGEDRHS
- the UBE2L6 gene encoding ubiquitin/ISG15-conjugating enzyme E2 L6 isoform X3, which translates into the protein MTANKRVAKETPPYNLKAFHLRICFPEEYPFKPPTVTFTTRIYHPNVDSNGRVCLPIISNEYWKPYTKTCQVLEALNVLVNKPEPEQPVRLELADLLAQDPELFNRKAEEFTLQFGEDRHS